The Gemmatimonadota bacterium DNA window CGGTGTATGCGAGCCTACGACGCCGAGGCTGTCGTTGGTTTCAGGGCCCGATTTCATCCAGAATCCCTCGCATCAACGGCTTTTCATGCATCTATTTGCATCGGGGGAAATGCTCGAAACCGGATTGGACCGGCTGCTGTTCACCCTCTGTGGTCCTGAAGACCCCGCATGCTCCCGCGGCGGGTTCGAACGTGTCGTGGGCAAGGTTGGAGGCAAGACAGCATGGCGGCAGGCGATGTAGCACCCCCGCTCCCCTCCGGGGCGTGCATGAAGTCCCGCAGTCACAACCGGCGATGGTGACGACCCGAGTCCCCCAGTGGCTTCGGCAGGCGCTGGTATTCTCCGGGGCCTGGCACGTGATCCTCGGCGTCGCCATGGTCATCGCGCCGGGGGCCTTCTTTGCCCTGGCCCGCATCGCCCCGCTGAACTACCTCCCGGTCTGGCAGGGGGTCGGCGTGATGACGGCGGTGATGGGGTGGCCTACGCGATCGCCGCCCGCAACCCGCCGCGCTACTGGCCGGTGATCATGATCGGCTTCATCCCCAGGTCCTGGGGCCGATCGGCTACGCGGTGAGCCTGGTGCGCGGCACCCTCCCGCGCGCCTTCGGGACGCTGGTGATCATCCACGACCTGGTCTGGCTGGCCCCGTTCGCGATGCTGCTCTGGCTGGCAGTGCGTGACAATGCGGCGGGGGAGTACCCGCGCTCGACGTTCCGCGGGACGACGCGCGACGCGATGGCGAACGCGATCACGGACCTCGGCGAATCGCTCTTGCAACTGTCGGAGAGCGCACCGCGCCTGGTGATTTTCCTGCGCCACAGCGGGTGTATCTTCTGTCGGGAGACGCTGGGCGACCTGCGGAAGCTGCAATCGGGGATCGAGGCGAAGGGAGTGCGACTGGTCCTGGTGCACATGGGGATGCCTGACGAGGGCGAGGAGCTGGCCGAGCGGTACGGGCTGCGGAACGTGGACATGATCGGCGACCCGCTGCGCGAACTCTATCAGGCATTCCAGCTCCCGCAGGGGACGTTCGTGCAGCTCTTTGGCCCGAAGGTGGCGCTGCGCGGCTTCGTGGCCACGCTCAAGGGGCACATGCAGGGCTTCTTCCACGGCGACGCGTTGCAGCTCCCGGGCGCCTTTGTCGTCTCGCGCGGGGCAATCCTGCGGGCGCACCGGCACGAGCACGTGGGCGACCATCCGGACTACATCGCCCTCGCCACCGGCGAGTGCGACCTGCCCACTCGCGGCAGTTCCGCGGCCTGAGCGACCATGCCACCAACGGAGACGCTCTGGTTCGTGCTGGGCGACCAGCTCGACCCGCGCTTCTCCGTCTTTCGTCGCCACTTCGACAAGCAGCGCGACGTGGTGCTGATGGCCGAGGTGTCGGACGAATCGCGCCACGTCGCGAGCCACAAGCAGCGGACGGCGCTCTTCCTGAGCGCGATGCGCCACTACGCCGAGCGCCTGCGCGAGCGGCAGGTGACGGTGCGCTACACGCGGCTCGACGACGCGGGCAACGCGGGGACGCTGGCGGGCGAGCTGCGCAAGGCGATCGACGCCGTGGGGCCGGCGCGCCTGGCGATCACGCGCCCGGGGGAGTGGCGCGTGCACGGATGATCGAGCGCATCGCCGCGCAGCGCGGGCTTCCGCTGGTGGTGCACGAGGACCCGCACTTCCTGCTCACGCCGGCCGAGTTCAGCGCCTGGGCCAACGGGCGTTCGGAGCTGGTGATGGAGCACTTCTACCGGATGATGCGGCGGAAGTACAACGTCCTCGTGGCAGCTGACGGGAAGCCGGAGGGCGGGGAGTGGAACTTCGACGCCGAGAACCGCAAGAAGTTCAAGGGCAACCGCGCGACGCTCCCGCCGCGGCTCACGC harbors:
- a CDS encoding redoxin domain-containing protein, encoding MRGTLPRAFGTLVIIHDLVWLAPFAMLLWLAVRDNAAGEYPRSTFRGTTRDAMANAITDLGESLLQLSESAPRLVIFLRHSGCIFCRETLGDLRKLQSGIEAKGVRLVLVHMGMPDEGEELAERYGLRNVDMIGDPLRELYQAFQLPQGTFVQLFGPKVALRGFVATLKGHMQGFFHGDALQLPGAFVVSRGAILRAHRHEHVGDHPDYIALATGECDLPTRGSSAA